The genomic region CATCAACGTGACTTTGTATTAGGGCCCACGCACGAAGAAGTGATCACTAAGCTTATTAGCTATGAAATGAGCTCATACAAGCAACTACCAATTAACTTGTATCAAATTCAAACCAAATTCCGTGACGAAATTCGCCCTCGATTTGGGGTGATGCGTGGTCGTGAATTCTTAATGAAAGACGCCTACTCATTCCACATGTCACAAGAGTGTCTGCAAAACACCTATGATGCGATGCATGCAGCGTACTGTCGCATATTTGAGCGCCTTGGTTTAGATTTTCGTCCAGTAATTGCCGATACGGGCTCTATTGGTGGTGATGCATCACACGAGTTCCACGTACTAGCCGACTCTGGTGAAGACGATATCGCTTTTAGTACCGAAAGCGACTACGCGGCAAATATTGAAAAAGCCGAAGCATTAGCACCACAAGGTGACCGTCCAGCCGCAACGCTAGCGTTAAACAAAGTAGCGACGCCAAATGTGCACAGCATTGAAGAAGTTGTCGCGTTCTTTAACACCAGCGCCGATAAAGTAGCAAAAACATTATTGGTGTTAGGCGAGCACGAAGAAGGTGAAACCGCACCTATCGTCGCCTTGGTACTACGTGGCGATCATGAACTGAACGAAATCAAAGCGGAAAATTTAGCCGGTGTTGCTACGCCACTAACCATGGCAACTGACGAGCAAATTCAAGCGGCGGCAAGCTGTGACGCAGGCTCTATTGGCCCAGTTGGTTTAAATATTAAAGTATACGTTGACCGCAGCGCAGCGCATTTAGCCGACTTTATCTGTGGTGCAAACGAAACAGGCTTCCACTACACGGGTGCAAACTTCGACCGTGATATTAGCGATTACGACGTGGCCGATATTCGCAATGTGGTGGCTGGCGATCCAAGCCCATGTGGTAAAGGTCAGATTGAGATCAAGCGCGGTATTGAAGTGGGTCACATTTTCCAACTAGGCGATAAATACGCTCAGGCGATGAACGCCGCGGTACTTAACGAGCAAGGTAAAAACCAAACCTTGACCATGGGTTGTTACGGTATTGGTGTATCACGTATTGTTGCGGCAGCTATCGAGCAAAACCACGACGAAAACGGTATCATCTGGCCAGAAGCGATCGCGCCGTTTAAAGTCGCGATCATCCCAATGAACATGCACAAATCAGCACGCGTTCAGCAAACCGCTGAAGCCTTATATGCCGAGCTAACAGCGGCAGGCGTTGAAGTATTATTCGACGATCGTAAAGAGCGTCCAGGTGTGATGTTCAAAGACATGGAATTAGTGGGTGTGCCACATTCTATCGTTGTAGGTGAGCGCAACTTAGACGCCGAAGAAGTGGAATACAAAAACCGCATCACTGGCGAAAAATCTATGTTGAAAATTGCCGATGTGGTTGATTTTATTAACAACAAATAGCATGAACTGAGCAGTACAATACTGCCGAGAATATACAAACAGCGCCTATTACTTGCATATTGAGTGATAGTGCGCTGTTTTTTTATGTTTGTATCTATGACTAATCGTTCAGGTTGGTCATGGAAAAATGATGACTGGCAATGTTAAAACGATTGCTTAAATAAAACCGATGCGCAGCAAATTTTTGCACGCCTGAATCCAAGTGTAACT from Thalassotalea sp. Sam97 harbors:
- a CDS encoding proline--tRNA ligase, whose product is MRTSQYLLSTLKETPANAEVISHQYMLRAGLIRAVASGMYTWLPTGLKVLKKVENIVREEMNRAGAIETLMPMVQPADLWQESGRWEDYGPELLRLKDRHQRDFVLGPTHEEVITKLISYEMSSYKQLPINLYQIQTKFRDEIRPRFGVMRGREFLMKDAYSFHMSQECLQNTYDAMHAAYCRIFERLGLDFRPVIADTGSIGGDASHEFHVLADSGEDDIAFSTESDYAANIEKAEALAPQGDRPAATLALNKVATPNVHSIEEVVAFFNTSADKVAKTLLVLGEHEEGETAPIVALVLRGDHELNEIKAENLAGVATPLTMATDEQIQAAASCDAGSIGPVGLNIKVYVDRSAAHLADFICGANETGFHYTGANFDRDISDYDVADIRNVVAGDPSPCGKGQIEIKRGIEVGHIFQLGDKYAQAMNAAVLNEQGKNQTLTMGCYGIGVSRIVAAAIEQNHDENGIIWPEAIAPFKVAIIPMNMHKSARVQQTAEALYAELTAAGVEVLFDDRKERPGVMFKDMELVGVPHSIVVGERNLDAEEVEYKNRITGEKSMLKIADVVDFINNK